In Lolium perenne isolate Kyuss_39 chromosome 5, Kyuss_2.0, whole genome shotgun sequence, the sequence TTAAAATCGCATATACGATAAAATATTGTTTAATTTTTCGATTGTATGGGGGCTACAACTGAAAGCCAACCGGCCCCCATTTCCGTGACCGTGCCGGTGGTCTTCTATGTGGGCCGAAAAATGAGTGGTATCGGACGCCATATGGGGTCtaactggagatgcccttagttgcCGTGAGAAAAACCAGCGGGAATAAAGCTTCTAGGAGAAAAAATGCTAACGATCGGGACTCAGTTGTGCACAAAATTTACAAGGGGTAAAAACTGCACAACTTTCGCTAATGCATACATTCCGAATGCAAATTCGTAGATTGTCTCGTTGGGGAAAAGGAGTACCTTGTTCAGGCTAAGCCTGATGTAGCGGTCAGCTTCACCATACGTTGATTGAGGTGCAACGGCTTGGCCAGGCCGTAGAGCAGCTCCAGTTGCAGGAACAAATCCTGCGCACTCTAGGTTGTAGCAGCCTGCTGATTTGGTGTCCTTCTGAGAAATGAGAAATGGAAACTTGTGTTGTATTATTGACTTATTGTGGACGTACAAAGGTCCGTATTTAGTCTAGCAATGACTTCAACgagtaaataaataaaataaaagatgATTGCATGCAGACCTCTAGAGAGTATGTGCGGAGTACTTTATTAGAGGGGAGTCGTGAACACTTACCGTTGAGTATGTAAAGAAGCGGACATCTCTGTTACGGTACAAAGAAGGAGAAACCTGCAAGGTAAACCACAAGTTAAACAAATATATATAGCATCATCTGGAAAAGCAGATGAGTTTAACAAAAACAACTGATATGTTTGTACGTGATATCCAGCTTCGATTAAGCTATATTTTCCTCCGTCTGAACAATAGATCTGTATGGCAGCTCCAGATTCTTGAGAGTATTCTTGATTTGGGGAACCCCATATACTCATTTCAGCTCGAAGACCATAAACCTTGCCTAGCTCTGTGTGCCACATTGCATACTAGTGATACACAAGTATAGATTAAATTAGTGAATGATCAGAACATAATACATTAAAATTTAATTAACAAGCTGATGACTCGATGCATGTAGTAAAGTTAACGCCGCAGGTGACAACTGTTATACTCCAAATGCAAATCTGTAGATCGTCTCACTATCAATGTCGTGAGATTTTGTCATTCAAGCCAATACAACGCCAACCCTCCCAATACATACAACAAAGAAAATGCTCATTCTTTGTTAGTAGATGTTAGAAACGATTTTAGAGGCCCGGGAACTGTTGAAGATCTTCAGCGATATCTCCTTATCTAAAGTGGATCGGAGTCAGAATGGTGTTGCTCATATTCTAGCACAATTAGGAAAATCTGGCTTTTCGGGTTGTATGAGTGATTCAGTCCCTGACTGCGTTCGGGATCTGATCACTGCAGATTGTATGAACACTGTGTAATCTTTGGCAGCAGGTTTCTTacacactcttttccttaccagggtacctaaggggactggaaggtttttaatgaggtggcCTGCTGCTTATTATAATATAAGTGTTCTTAcgtcaaaaaaaaaagatgttaGAAACGATAAACTTATGGAAGTCTCTGGAATGGACTTTGACATCTGTGAGACATCAATGCTAGCGACGAATCAATAAGCATTACCCAAATCAAGAGAGATACATAGAGTGATGAAGGGAGAAAGAGAGACTGGGGTGGGTGGGGGATTACATGTGAAATAGTGGTACCCATAGCATCTGCAAACTTGTTTCTTTGTGCGAAAAATAAAGGTATGGATCTTGAAATAGTAGTATTCTGCAAAAACAAGTTCTAGATAGTTAGCATAACTTTTATGTGAAGATCCTGGAAGATAAGAAGTTAACATGTTTCAATAATCTTTCATTGGGCACATAATTCAGCATGAATAATTATGACTGGATTCAACATTGATAACTATTAGGATTAATCGATTAAGTGGTCAAGTGGATACAATAACATGGTGGAAAAAACACAAATTTAGAAATACTGTATGTGTGTTGAAAGCGCTAAAGGTAGAGTTTTTTACCTTGCCATTCTTTCGTAATTTGCCACCAACATATGTTGAATCGACAAAAGTGAGGTACCACGGTGCCAATGACAAACAAAGaaatattgatatcacaacatagCAAAAACCCATGAACACAACGAAGCGTCTTTCTTGAAAAAAAAGAATTACGTGGTTCTTTACTTCCTTGGTTACTTTAATGTGTCTGG encodes:
- the LOC127298227 gene encoding protein neprosin encodes the protein MGTTISHYAMWHTELGKVYGLRAEMSIWGSPNQEYSQESGAAIQIYCSDGGKYSLIEAGYHVSPSLYRNRDVRFFTYSTKDTKSAGCYNLECAGFVPATGAALRPGQAVAPQSTYGEADRYIRLSLNKDPNTGDWVLYRHDLEAPSFLGHFPSQLCPGTLRIQALTGFVNYLRNTHGPPMGSGHFPDDEDDKKCAYFKHIKIYDAKGHAWDPITTRMISLVDRADCYNETDFTVEINKGYIFYYGGPSGCNG